The genomic segment gactaaaatacaattctttataatattaagtctaaaatacacaaatctttgaatagagttgttgaacacttttaaatacactgataacaaaatcaatctgaaaatgtttattcactgaaaacaaaatataacagctgaaagaagacaacaacattgtagttactgcactctgttttgcATACTGTTATTGCAATATTAGAACCTATTACAGCAatgcagtctttttttaaaaacttttttaatttaaaattacgcttttggggtcaaaggtcaaataaatcgtcatgattttttaccataaatattacatcatgaatacatgtagaaataagtgtcatataacttacctacctataacccatttggctggcaagttaaaaaacattaaaaaactttaaagcagtttttctcagttttacccctttgtagttactacagttagactttgtagggcagaatacatAATATCAGATAAGATAAAGGTTTTGAAAAACCTAAATCAACCTCACTCAGTTCATATTCTTTTAGTTGCCTGACCACACTCTGGTTTTGTTTGCATTTACTTTTGTTCGAGCAATGCTGTTTATCAAAATATTCTTTGCTTTCTTTATTTACttatagacatttttatttgatcattgatgttttatttaatctctTTGTGAAGCACTTCGGCCCACATTTGCTGATTTCAGATATgctctaaaaataaacttgacTAGTCATGTCTACAAAATTAAACATATCCCCAGGGGTGACATGGCTACTTTTAGGATTTAATTAACACCCTGCAACCTGAGATTGCATTTAAACTTGTTCATGACTAATTTTATAAGTCATCTGTACAAATCAGCAATACTAATAGTAATGATCATTACttgataatgacacaaaacaaaacaaaactttttttatatacttcatcaattccattttttaaaattaaaaataagtacCTCATTGTGtaccataaataaatattatagtcTAGGCAGTGGAATTACGTAGATATAACACATTTATTCTACTGAAGTAGGtgtattttcaatttaaaaacagcTGCCATTTCTCTGTGACTTTGTATATGAAAAAGAAGTCACTTACACAATTCAGAAAGTAAAGAGCTTTATAgttgtttccacatttattttttagaaagtgTTACATACATGTCTGCCACATCTGTCCACTGCACCCCAACATTGATTTATTATAAACTGAGGTGAAAAATAACCAAACATATTCCTCAAGAGCTTTGCAGTGAGgaaatgctgttgttttttttcagtcacatTTTCACACAACTGAGAAGGCCTTGCAATACGCTACTGACCATTCCTAACGATCTGAAAATCTGTACATTTATCTCGGAGAACTACAGTATATACACTCATGACCGTGAGTTAACTTAATAGGTGTTAATCTGAATGCTTTCATAACAGATGTCTAAAAAAACAATCCACATGACTCTGATGTGCACTGTTCAAGcttgttttttatcttaatgCTATTTTCATTTCTACAATTCATCAGTTTGGCAACTtcgaaataaagaaacaaaaaggaaaaaaacaatactaaTATTTGGGGTGAAAGAAAAATACTGTTACAGCTTGTGAAAATACAAAGTAATTTGCCTTAGCTATGTTAAAAAGGTGCTTTGATAAACTAACTTCCCAGAAGCAGTTTGCTGTTGGTGGTGTCTGATGGGAAGAGGTCAGGCAGGGCGGTGGTGCACACTGGTCTCCCCAGGACCACTACGGGTCTGAGGTACTGAAGCTGCTTAATGGCCAGGTCCCCACACCCAGCCAGGGCTTTGTCCAAGATGGACTTCAAGTTTTGGACTGATGTAAAGTCTCCAGTCATAGCATTGGGCTTCAGCAGTGGGGAATAAGTGCGTTTGCCGCGGGCGTGCGAGATTCCCAGCTGGTTGTTCTCCTTAACCGAACAACTGTGTCTGAAGGCGTCTCGCCGCTTCACCTGTGCTGCATTTTTGTCTTTCGGGGTCGTCTCTTGTATGAACCTCAGAAAGGACGACTCGAACCCCATTGGCTTATAGGCGTTGATGTCAAAAGGGCGTGGAGAAGGGCTACGGGGCGGAGTCTCGTTCAAGTTTGAAGGCGGTTCAGACAGTTCGTTTTTCCGTTTTAGTGGCTGGCGGACCGGGGGGGTGGGCGGAGCGGCTGACCCGTTCAACATTTTACCAGCGTCCTTGATGCCCGACACGTCTTGGAAGCCTTCGTCGGCAGTGATGCGCAGCGAGCATGGCGGTGAGAGGTCGACGGTGAGGGGACGAAGGAGAGGTTTGATTTGATCCAAGCTCAGTCTCTCCTCCTGTTTCTGACTGTTCTGCGTCGCTGCAGGCGAGTCTTCCGTGTGCCCGCCGGTGCTCGGCTCACCGTAAAGCACCTCGTCTGCACCGACCAGGACGCCGTTTCTCTCGACGGGTGGCGACggctgctcctcttcctcctctgggAACACCAGTGGATCATGTTTATCCTCCTCCTGTGTTTCTGTCTTGATGGAGTGTAAGCTCATGGGTGCAGGCGGTCCTCCTGTGTTTTCCGGCTCGGCCTGATACTCCATTTTTCGGACCCCGTTGGGGGAGCATGCTCCTGAAACTGTTGGCGTGGCCGACTTCCTCTGGATcacctcctccagctgctcAGCGTTTAAAACCAGCTTACTTTCGTTCTTGAGAAGATCTATCTGACGCATGTGGTGAACCCTGCGGTAGTGGCGATGCAAGCTCATCATGTACGTGACGACAGAATCACAGTCCTGCACCATGCACGGGTAGGCCACGCGCAGACAGCGGTCTTGGCACATCTGCAGTGCTTCTTCATAAGATCTGAAGATGAAACGGCTGAAACAAttccttctgtctctttttctttgcACTTTCTTCTCCACGACAACCTCCTGAGCTTTTTCCTCCGGCTGGCCGGTAACCCCAGGCTCGGGGCTCGACCCCTCGTCCTGTGCGTCCGTGGTTGTTGCAGCTTCTTCCTTCTGAGGACTCTGCGGCGCGACGATGAGCTTCTTTTGGCATCCAGTAATCGACTTTTTGTGAGTGCTCTGCAGACGTACCACCAGTGAGTCGTAGTACTCACAGTGGctataaagtgtgtgttttttaagtgcttCCACGTGGCTGAACACTCTTGTACAGCCTTCAAACTTGCATCTTTTTAGCTCTGGTGGTTGTGAGTGGGCGTCACGAGTGTGCCGCACTAAGCTGCTCTTCAGGTGGTAGGAAGCGTGGCAGTTGGCGAACTGACACTTGTATTGTGGCTGCGGCTCATCCGAGTTCGGGAGAGGCCTTTTCTTGGTGGGCTCTTTTCGGACTTCTGGACTATGAAGTGCATCGATATCTTTTTCCAGCAAGAGCTGAGAGCGGTTGTAATGATGTACCAACTGAAGGTGGCGTACGAGGCCTCCCTGGGTGGAAAAAGCGGCATCACAATTTTTTGCTACACAATGAAAGGGCTTACTGAATTTATCCAAGATATAGCAGAGATTACCTTTGGCTACTAAACGTCTGGTAGATCTGACCTGTTGTGTGGTCTTCCCCTCACTTTCTCCCTTCTCCTCGTTGTCTTCCTCCCTGCCCTCTGCTtcatcctctccttcctcttcagATGGAGAATGATTGTCAAAGTTTTGTCCATTTTCGCTTACCACAGTTGAGTTCTTTTTCTCCTGTTGGCTTTTCAACTTTGGGATCTCTTTCTTCCTCGCTTTTAGACCTTGGTTTATCAAGTGCTGAGTCGTGTGCTTTGAAGTGTCGTCGTTTCCCTCAAACCGTTTTGATCCGCAGCTTATTTTGTCCACCAAAGTCTGACTCAGGTGGTGCACCTGGACATAGTGGGCCTTCAACacatgtttttctctgtgaCTCTTGGAGCAAAGCTGGCACGTGTAAGGCTTAAAAGATGTTGTTTTCAGAGAGGTCAACCTTTTGGCTTGTTCAACAGTTCGGCCATGTTTGGTGTTATAGTGTCGCAGCAAGCTGTAACTCTGAGCAGTCCTAAAGCCACAACTTTTCACCTCACAGACGTATGGCTTTGCATTAGCTAATGATTCAATAGCACTTTCTTCATCTGCTGATGATAATGGTTCAGTTTTACAGTTTTCCTCTGGTCTCTTCTGAAGCATCACAACAGGAGGCTTCGCCATAATCGCCTCATGAAGAGATATTTGAGATGCATTAGACTCTTGGTTGGACTGAGGGGGCTCGTTTGGCACACTGTGAGGCGATGAAGAATTCAAGTCCAGTTTACTTAGCCCAATAAGTATTTCACTCAGAGCATCATTTTTTACTCGAAGGCTTGAAGAGCTTCGAGGAGATTCGTTGTTTTTAGGATGAGtggcttcttttctttctttgccaGCTTCGAGTGGTTGAAATGGGTTGGAGAGGTCATCGTTTCCCTTTACCTCCCCGTCTGGCCCAGGCTCTGTCTTTATCCCTTTGGACTTTGAGCTACGGTCTTTGTCGTGTTTGTGTGCTTTGTTCTCCAGTTTAAGGTGTTCTGGGTGGGCACATTTCAGATGCCTCTGGACATCTCTGGCTCTGGAGAAAGTCATGCCACACTTCTCAAAGCCACAGGTGAACTTACTTCCGTCAAAGCACACGGCTACCAAAGTCATTGTTGCTTTGGGCTCCTTGCTGTCAGATTCTGGCAAAGAGGAGGCACAACTTACTGTGGAAGAGTTTAAGATATCTCCATTTACAGTTTCTTCTGAATCAGCTGGCTTACCAGGGAGGACCGCCCCTTCAGTAGCCCTCTTAAGAAGTTTCCGCTTTGCTCTCCTTTGAGCCTCAAAGTCTTCTTCAGAGAAGGTGATGTTGTGTGTGGATAAATGCTGTATGAATTCTTTTTTGGATAAATAATATTTACTACATTCAGCACTTGAGCAGGTAAACGCTGCGTCTCTGAAATGCTGTGCTTCGTGGTGATAAATTTGCCCCAAGTCGGAGTACGTGACGTAACAGCCTTTGAGCTCACACTGGTAGTTCAGGTGATAGCCGTGGGTCTGTTTGTGCGTGACGAGTTCATTGGACGTGGTGAACTGAGCGCCACAGCCGATAACCACGCACATGTAAGGCCGATCACCGTAGTGAACTCTTCTGTGTTTGCGGTGATGGTGTGCGGAGACAAAGTGGCGcctgcagaaaacacacttcTCCCGCTTGTCTCTCATCTGATGAAAATGTTTCACATTGTCGTCACCCTTGTGCTCCGACTTTAAGTGGACATATAAGTACTTGGAATGTTTAAAAACCCGAGTGCACCCGGTTCCTGGACACGGGTACTCGTCCCGGTTCTGCACACTGAAGTGTTGGTCGATGTATTCGAATGTTACATGCTCGTCGTCGTCCACGTTCTTCTCCTTGACAGTTTTGGCTTGCTGCACGATGTGGTGCAGCACATCTGGGTCGTGTGTGGATTCGTAATACAGCATTAAGGAAGGGTCGACGGTGATCTCGCCGGGTTCAATGTCGTCGTCCTCCTCTGGCTCTTTCTCCCCGTCCTCCGTCTTTACGTTGTTTGTGTTGAGATGCGTTTCGCTCTGCAGGTGTTCTTTCAGGTGAGGAACCAGTTCTTTCCTACTCTTAAACTTTTCCAAGCACAAAGGGCAGGGGTGGCTGTTCTCTGCTCCATGTCTTTTGGAGTGGGGAATGATTTGGGTGTCATTGACCAGCCTCTTACAAATCTTACAGCAgaacttttgtttctttgtctcGGATTCTTCTTTGACTTCTGGTACGTTAGAAGAGTTTTTATCATGCTGCTCAGGATCATTGAGACTTCCATTTATACTCATTTGGTGCTCA from the Centropristis striata isolate RG_2023a ecotype Rhode Island chromosome 16, C.striata_1.0, whole genome shotgun sequence genome contains:
- the rlf gene encoding zinc finger protein Rlf encodes the protein MQCAVYGHLKAASDCTAYAPWRRAKMAENNVEPEHEWSDRALDTAEDTLVAMETLLATLRAFEDVLRQQEISTASSTEYCDNFCQALMHYAGSRNSMEHGLPLLEVYCLSINCFAAARSHLTAESDRVALVLKRLALSCFELLLSVPENEIPYEAWVQFHHSVQIAHDTLLQYGSTDLQALLQITGEGGAWSNPVLSSLLTGQPTNTEEVDAYISLEGEGFMEMRVKHLEKMGEVAKAVVLAKACTECSFISNQATFRQTYVSLLCHLLPNEEAIMEISRLDCKDVLEITCNLETEGEENTAFILCTTFLTQQLQQQNLYCSWELVLLWSKLQRRIDPSLMSLLERCLQLGAIAKTVHHLLCLVRVIQTETEEMGVPASVELCVKALQLPKQEDSEARISVCKTVSCLLPGDLEVLRACLLTEFLLGPSQEAFRSLEELYLRPDQKYDQENEVIPNSLRCELLLAQKALWPFDPEFWDWKTLKYHCVSLLGLMPESEGEEEEEEAVDKQENTKQQERQEITVKVESEHQMSINGSLNDPEQHDKNSSNVPEVKEESETKKQKFCCKICKRLVNDTQIIPHSKRHGAENSHPCPLCLEKFKSRKELVPHLKEHLQSETHLNTNNVKTEDGEKEPEEDDDIEPGEITVDPSLMLYYESTHDPDVLHHIVQQAKTVKEKNVDDDEHVTFEYIDQHFSVQNRDEYPCPGTGCTRVFKHSKYLYVHLKSEHKGDDNVKHFHQMRDKREKCVFCRRHFVSAHHHRKHRRVHYGDRPYMCVVIGCGAQFTTSNELVTHKQTHGYHLNYQCELKGCYVTYSDLGQIYHHEAQHFRDAAFTCSSAECSKYYLSKKEFIQHLSTHNITFSEEDFEAQRRAKRKLLKRATEGAVLPGKPADSEETVNGDILNSSTVSCASSLPESDSKEPKATMTLVAVCFDGSKFTCGFEKCGMTFSRARDVQRHLKCAHPEHLKLENKAHKHDKDRSSKSKGIKTEPGPDGEVKGNDDLSNPFQPLEAGKERKEATHPKNNESPRSSSSLRVKNDALSEILIGLSKLDLNSSSPHSVPNEPPQSNQESNASQISLHEAIMAKPPVVMLQKRPEENCKTEPLSSADEESAIESLANAKPYVCEVKSCGFRTAQSYSLLRHYNTKHGRTVEQAKRLTSLKTTSFKPYTCQLCSKSHREKHVLKAHYVQVHHLSQTLVDKISCGSKRFEGNDDTSKHTTQHLINQGLKARKKEIPKLKSQQEKKNSTVVSENGQNFDNHSPSEEEGEDEAEGREEDNEEKGESEGKTTQQVRSTRRLVAKGNLCYILDKFSKPFHCVAKNCDAAFSTQGGLVRHLQLVHHYNRSQLLLEKDIDALHSPEVRKEPTKKRPLPNSDEPQPQYKCQFANCHASYHLKSSLVRHTRDAHSQPPELKRCKFEGCTRVFSHVEALKKHTLYSHCEYYDSLVVRLQSTHKKSITGCQKKLIVAPQSPQKEEAATTTDAQDEGSSPEPGVTGQPEEKAQEVVVEKKVQRKRDRRNCFSRFIFRSYEEALQMCQDRCLRVAYPCMVQDCDSVVTYMMSLHRHYRRVHHMRQIDLLKNESKLVLNAEQLEEVIQRKSATPTVSGACSPNGVRKMEYQAEPENTGGPPAPMSLHSIKTETQEEDKHDPLVFPEEEEEQPSPPVERNGVLVGADEVLYGEPSTGGHTEDSPAATQNSQKQEERLSLDQIKPLLRPLTVDLSPPCSLRITADEGFQDVSGIKDAGKMLNGSAAPPTPPVRQPLKRKNELSEPPSNLNETPPRSPSPRPFDINAYKPMGFESSFLRFIQETTPKDKNAAQVKRRDAFRHSCSVKENNQLGISHARGKRTYSPLLKPNAMTGDFTSVQNLKSILDKALAGCGDLAIKQLQYLRPVVVLGRPVCTTALPDLFPSDTTNSKLLLGS